The genomic window CGCCCCGGGGCCCATACCACGTTCCACATGCAGTCCTCATCATCCACGACGAACAGTCTAAGCACGTCCGTCGATGTGATCACCGCGAtcggggcgtcgtcctcatcgatGACGTACACGTGGTGGATCGAGTGCGTGGCCATCAGCGCAACTAATCGACCAAGCGTCGTCTCGGCCCTGGCGAAGATGAGCTCGACGAAGGTCCTGCTCGCTGAGTTTCGAGCCATACAGTTTGAAGCATCGGAACTaggtttagggttta from Micromonas commoda chromosome 11, complete sequence includes these protein-coding regions:
- a CDS encoding predicted protein, which encodes MARNSASRTFVELIFARAETTLGRLVALMATHSIHHVYVIDEDDAPIAVITSTDVLRLFVVDDEDCMWNVVWAPGRGVEEAMEARE